One part of the Lycium ferocissimum isolate CSIRO_LF1 chromosome 8, AGI_CSIRO_Lferr_CH_V1, whole genome shotgun sequence genome encodes these proteins:
- the LOC132067582 gene encoding histone chaperone ASF1B-like has translation MSAVNITNVAVLDNPSPFLNPFQFEISYECLAALKDDLEWKLTYVGSAEDDTYDQLLESVFVGPVNVGKYRFVLQADPPEPSKIREEDIIGVTVLLLTCSYAGQEFIRVGYYVNNDYDDEQLKEEPPQKVLVDRVQRNILVDKPRVTKFPINFHPENDESGEQAPPDNATEENVLGEEPISSPNKCNVHSPQT, from the exons ATGAGTGCCGTCAACATTACAAACGTCGCCGTATTGGATAATCCGTCACCGTTTCTCAATCCTTTTCAGTTCGAGATCTCTTATGAATGCCTCGCTGCTCTTAAAGATG atttagagtggaAGTTAACATATGTGGGATCTGCTGAGGATGACACTTATGACCAACTCTTAGAAAGTGTATTTGTTGGACCAGTAAATGTTGGGAAATATCGTTTTGTGCTTCAG GCTGACCCCCCTGAACCATCCAAAATTCGTGAAGAAGATATTATTGGTGTCACGGTATTGCTATTAACATGCTCTTACGCGGGGCAAGAATTTATTCGGGTAGGATATTATGTGAacaatgattatgatgatgaacAATTAAAAGAGGAACCACCTCAGAAGGTTTTGGTTGATAGGGTCCAGAGGAATATTTTGGTTGACAAACCCCGAGTCACGAAATTCCCCATTAATTTCCATCCAGAAAATGACGAAAGTGGAGAACAGGCTCCTCCTGACAATGCCACAGAAGAAAATGTGCTTGGAGAAGAACCAATTTCTTCACCCAATAAATGTAATGTGCACAGTCCTCAAACTTGA